The sequence below is a genomic window from Aerosakkonema funiforme FACHB-1375.
GCCTATTCCTCTACCGCCGACTAAAATTTCTGCTGCGATGACGGTAAACCATGCTAATCCTATCCCTATCCTCAACCCAGTAAATATATGTTCGATCGCAACTTTCATCCCATTTTCCTCTCGCCGAGACTTTCTGACGCCTGTTGCGGTGTTAATGGCAATTTGCCAAATAGCACTGAAAAATATGAGGAAAAGTACGCTGCTGAGGTTATCTTTAAATTGGATTAGCGCGATCGGCAATAACGCGATCGCCGGAATACTCGCCGGGATCTGCAAAACTCGCTTTAATATCTCGTAGATTATATTATTGTTGCCAATAACGATTCCTATCCCAATCCCCAAAATAGCTGCTGGTATGTATGCTTGACATAACATTTGCAGGCTGGCCAAAATTGCTGAATAGATGTTATTTTCTATCTCCATTGCCTACTTCAAACTTCTTTGTCTAAAAGTTTCTTTAAAGAGGGGGAAACCCCTTGACAGGATCTTTTTTTTAAGTTATCATATTTTTGATGAGGAATAACTACCTTGCAATATTTAAATTTGGTAATATTTCCATTATTTAAGAATACCACCAAATAGCACCCTTGTACAGCCCTATTTACCGAAAAACTGGGTTTAAAGCCTCCCCCTTCTAGGGGGACTTTTTCTGATTCTGTATCCATGATAGAATTATTTATGTTGGACAATACAACGTAAATGCTGGT
It includes:
- a CDS encoding ABC transporter permease subunit, which codes for MEIENNIYSAILASLQMLCQAYIPAAILGIGIGIVIGNNNIIYEILKRVLQIPASIPAIALLPIALIQFKDNLSSVLFLIFFSAIWQIAINTATGVRKSRREENGMKVAIEHIFTGLRIGIGLAWFTVIAAEILVGGRGIGFFIWDAYNSNETEQVLKGVLYIAIIGFLLDGVLDLAGYLVMRPFASDEKNNL